The following DNA comes from Ammospiza caudacuta isolate bAmmCau1 chromosome 7, bAmmCau1.pri, whole genome shotgun sequence.
AGTATTCCCTCTGTGGGtaggttttttcttccttcttgatAATCTGCTTTCTGCAGGGAGGAAGGGTCTCTCTATCAGCCTAGGACCTGGGCAGCCGTTTGAGTGACCCCTTTGGAAAGCTGTGCCTGCTGAACCTGTTTGGGTACGCAGAGCTGTTATTCTTGGTCACCACAAGGCTCTTCCACTTTGACACAGATATCAAGGTCTTCTCAATTTCTAAGTCAAACATAAGTGGGAAGACTTTCCTTAATGTGATCCTTGGTTTATTTATTGTGTGTattttgttgagtttttttttacttctgctcAGGCTGGTTTTTGTCACCTATTTACTTTCCTGCAGGAATTGCTTTTTTTAAGAGatcatgtaatttttttttccttcactgtgGCATCTTGCAGGCATAATCAAATTGAAGTCCAATTCTCTGTATACCCATCAGGAATTAACAGCAGCAAAAGCTATGCTATCCCCAGCTGGATTTCCTGGGGAGTCTTTTCTTGCTGAGTGGTTTTCTGAGCTGTATAATCACATATTTGTATGATAATCCCTTTATATGGGGTCACTGCAAAAGGAAAGGATGATCTGTTATAGTAGCACTTCCTTTACTTACAACACCAAATTCTCTTAAAGCTTTCTGTTCTAGTGGAGGTTATGGTCAGACTTACTTTGTATTCTGCTGTGGATATATACATGAATCCTAGCTTGAGaattcaataaaaaaaattatggatgTTGAGGCCTTAGATAACTGATAAGTTAAACATGTTCATTTCCATCACATGTTGTCATTGCCATGTTGTCATTAGGGCCCACATATAATTACAATTTACCAATATAACTTCCTGCAAAGCCAGACATCATATTGTACGTTTGGTATTTATTGATTAGCATACTTACCTGTCATCAGTAAATCACTGTGTCTCTCTGCAGGAGTAGCCTGTGCTGTACACCACAATAATAGCGCTGCTTAGAGTCCAAGTTTAATGAGGTTTGAAATTATCAGATTAGTTATTGATGTAAACCAGTGTGGCATTTgcattctctgaacagagagacataattctctctcagggttttttcctaaagaagTACAGAGAGAAGAACATAAAAACAACTCTTATCTCTATTCTCTACTCCTGTTATTTTACACATGTCTGTGTTGCAGGAGGATGTTCAAGGGTCAGACTTGCTTGTATCTAATTCTTAGGGAGTCTGAAGGGAAAATAATGTGTTTGTGTGTCCATACCCAgaaaaaacaagccaaaataACAACGCATTTTATCTCTGAAGAAAAACCCAGAAGACACTGGTATTATTTTAGTATACTGTAGATCAAGTGCCTTCATAGCTCATGTTTTACATGATAATCAGCATAAACTTGACCCTACACTAATGAATACACAAGAATACTATACTCCATAGTTTAGACAAACAgctgtattttatatttatccTTTTACTTTGAAAAACTGTAAGActaaaacaacagcaaatgcagCAATGCAgatgttttttctcctttaatgCATAGtcaaataaacatttatttcccaacagcaaaatgcttttaaaaaaatattttcagttttccctAAACCCCAGTTTTTAGGATTTTATTGTGGGGcgaggaaaacaaaacaaggagaCTTCCTTGGGTAGGGGGAAGATAGTGCCTTGTGAATTCTAACATCAACAGAACAATTTAATAATAGAATTCCTCTGCTGCCTGATTTCTGCTGTCTTCTTTAAACCTTAAACACGTGGGTGCCAGAAGAAACCTTTTACATTTTCAACCAGTCTCTTCAATTTCCCATTGAATTGTTGCCATTAGTTTGAAGACTGTGTTTGAGCTTTTGGTAGAACTGTGATTCAAGCAATCAGGGGTAGGAATCTCTTTCCATGTGCCTGTAGAGAattctctgctctccatcaAAGCAGGACTGTGTTGGCTCTTGAACATTCCTCATAATTTCCTAGCAGGACTGTCCATGTTTGTctgaaacaaaagcaagaaGGCCAGTTCAGTCCTGACTACTGTGGTTAATGGAGGTTGAGAGCAGGGGTGgagtctgtgctgctgggcctGTATGCAGAATATGGCTCCAAATGTGAGGGAGTTTAGCAGGATGAGTTTGGTTTGCTCACTACTTCTAGGAAGAATAAGAGAACAGGGACAATCCAGACAGGAATAGTCTGTCAACATGGTTCGGATGGAGCGGCTGCAGTGGAAGGAGCAGCTGAAAATTGCTGGTATCCAAACCTGCTTTCTTCTGCTAAGAATTGTTCCTAAAGCTACAGTTAGGTTCCAGAAAAAAACTGATGAGTCCAAGTGCCTGGAGGTGCAGAGTACcgatggaaaaaaaaaaaaaaaagactaaaagcCTTTTATGGCCTGAGATAAAATTGTGCTTATAGTTATGGCCTGAGATAAAATTATGCTTATATATTgctgaagattgcaatgcaagatgttttccattcccatctgtatggcagattacctttgtcaagtgggcagtttgccttatctctctctttgagtgaccacaatcacacctccctgggaggggacattgctgataacagctactGAATGTCattgcatgactgataagaactacagcatcccattgggagatgtgagcccagagggaggagccaagcattgctacctggatacaatctgaggtttcaaacattgctacccagatataatccagaggtttttgaggtgccagcacggctttctccatgggattccccagaggaacagcagctgcctcttcttccactggatcttcagagaaagaatacatccttccctacaggatccctgctccaacagaaccacccctgacactgcaggagggctgcagccacaattccaatgggactgccaccaacaccctgacccacagggtgtcagattgggttctgactctgtcagtgttgttctagtgtactgcactgtttattttatccttttttttttttttccttttccctattaaagaactcttatttcctgctcccatatttttgcccgagagccccttaatttaaaatttatagcaattcagaggggtggggagggtttacattctccatttcaggggaggctcctgccttccttagcaggcacctgtctttccaaaccaagacataTATCAACCTTTTTTGGGAAAAGTTTTCATTCCTAGAGTTTTCCTGCTGCAATTCATGGTTTGTAGCAAATAAATTGAAGCTCTGCAGGTGTGTAACAGCAGAAAGGTCTAGTGGTCAGCATAAACACCAGATAAAAGGAACCCTTTGAAAGTCCATCAGCTTATGATGAGTTCTATTGGTTGTGTTCAGCTTGACCTTGTCTGTTAGCGTGGAGAGGAGACCTCTAAAGATTTGGTTGGTGCTGATGTCTTTCATGGGTTGAGATCTTCCTCTTCCAGAGGTGTCATTTGAGTGGCCCCTTTTTAAATGCTGCCATAATTTGAATATAAACTGTGTTTCATATCCTCATGAGCATGTAGTTTTTAGAGTGGTACATAGTTTTTGTGTTAATAGCGAATAtcaagaaaatgggaaattgtGCTGTCCTGAAGCTCTAGAAACCAGACAGCCAATAGAAAGATTCAAATACACactattttagaaaaaattgCACAGCTTATTTATAACTGTCCTGATTTAAGCCCTTATATTTGATTAATGAATTTGGGGTTGGCAGTATTGACATTTCTCTTTTGTAAGTGCAACTGTGTTGCTGAGTTCCCTATAGCTACACATACtaaaaaaatactgagaaaaaagGACAAGAATGCATTGTTTTGCCACTTAGCACTTAAAGCCAACAGAGGGAACTTTAAAATTTGCTCAAGATTTGGATTAGAGGGAGTGGTTTAGTCATTTAAAGCAGTAACCGCTCTCAGCCAACATTTGGAAATCCAACTGATTTGGGTTTGGCTTCTcctccagtgccagcagggaggCTGCATTTTGAGACTCTATAATAATTTGATTGTTACACATAAACCAGAAAACAATGTAGCATGATTTTTTAGTTATGTCAGCCTGCCAGAGGCAGTGGCAGTAAAAGCCAATGTTGGCTTATTTTTGCAAGGAGAGTAATAAGCAGGAATGTTTAAAGGTCATAGAGCATGTTTGACTGAGCAGGAATGACTTTTTTCTATTGCCATTTGTCAGGGGAAAATACCCAGATACTTTACATACAaatttgctgttttctgaaaaaaaaaaaagaaaaaaaaaagtaatgtgTCTTGGAATCTTTCTCTTCACCCATTTTGCAAAAGGGGACAGCACTGGGCAGAGTTTTTTACTTTTCTCAGTTATATTTACTCTTGCAAAGACCAGACtgagatatagatatatagatagatatagatatatgtaGCAATGGGATAATCCAAAATATACTGAAGTGATATCAATGGCCTCTGGATCTgatgttaaaaagaaaagagatcCATTAATTTAGTTCTTAACTGAGTCGTGCATTTTGCTTGTGTTCTTGGTGGATGTAGTTGAAATATTTGCCTGCAGGTGAGGTGTAgattcaaatattaaaattctgTGTGGAAAAGAGTTTGAGGGGAGGGTGGACACAAGTTTTCCCTCCCTTTGGTGTAAGAGGAACTAGGCATTTCTTGTTGGTCTACTGTGTGAGACTTCAGGCATTTCTATGAAATAAAGAGCTCATGATCTTGTAGTAACCTCTTTGGGAGACTGGGGTTGGATGTAACTCATAAAGAGCTTCCTGGCCATGGAAATCCTTTTCCTCTGTGATTTTATCTTCTTATAAGCTTCACAGACAAGCCAGAATTCTGTGTTTTCATCACTGTGTTCTGTCTTCAAGTAGGTCTTATAGATTATGGGCACATCTGTAAATGTTTCAGAAGCCAAATTTATACTGCCTGCCTACATGCATTACCTTTAGAGTGCTTTGGAGGTAATAGGGACACTTAAAAAGTAGTGCCTTGGCCCTACACTTCAACCTTGCATTTTCCTGCACATGCAGGGCTCCCTAGTAAATCTAATCCCACAGTAAATTTAAGGTAGGCAAACACTTTGCCTTCATTTCCTGAAGAACTGCAAATCCATTTGGTTTAGAGTACTTGGCTTTTTATGTGAGTCCACCTTTCCATTTTTGGTGTCATAAAGctttcaaattaattaaaattcaaTGAGTAGTGTTTTCAGGTGCAGTGAAGGAGGCATTTTAAGAAGGACAGCATTCTGATTACTGCTGGAATCTCAAGGTGTTTTATTTAAAGCAAACTTTGTTGCTGGTGCAGCATTCTGGCCTT
Coding sequences within:
- the RGS13 gene encoding LOW QUALITY PROTEIN: regulator of G-protein signaling 13 (The sequence of the model RefSeq protein was modified relative to this genomic sequence to represent the inferred CDS: inserted 1 base in 1 codon; substituted 1 base at 1 genomic stop codon), with amino-acid sequence MSANTCWLCKIFKPEENGISSKVSLEEVLQWSQSFENLVTSKYVPIIYKTYLKTEHSDENTEFWLVCEAYKKIKSQRKRISMARKLFMSYIQPQSPKETNMDSPARKXMRNVQEPTQSCFDGEQRILYRHMERDSYPXLLESQFYQKLKHSLQTNGNNSMGN